The Desulfuromonas versatilis genome has a segment encoding these proteins:
- a CDS encoding DUF2339 domain-containing protein produces the protein MEERTRKLEERIEALEAQLRTLTAKVEDLAAGRQLGTAPAGRAGNAAAGRPEEDASEEILSWVGRSALLPRLSTLCFLLVVALALRTVTDSDLIDKQVGSLLGMVYAGALMFTGWYQYGRKSPLAPVFTLCGGILMYIIVVETHERFESLPSVPAYVMVLATGAGMALISYLHRLALPILVGTFGLCFAGVALDYPNPSFVALTATLLAANLLGLWASFLKRCSWLRWTLLVVTIVMLVAWGLKLGVIISKRASAPPDLAAGWFLPAVMLFGLFFLGSSLFGILRAGKGRVSKFDLVTPAVNVAWTFCAAAYLVNLRTGSMTAVGLLGVFLALVHLGAALWLGAREVPGKPGTNAYLWAGAVLLGLASPAVTGDVLGSLLLLSPLAMIMARLAQRWGSGGVRVTSYLLQVYCCLALLVAVFTSLEAVPSVSGGVTALALALVTLYHHAWCRRNPPAEATVFRRLDAEDRSAVLLLLAALVDGYCLVRIGLHHGLEAAGGLGPHAFTCGQSVAVNLAAIVLMSLAYFRRSIELRNVAILVTLVGAMKVFFLDLIAAQGVPLVLSVFSFGVAAMLISLALSRWQKGDAVARAVAANRQAEEASSR, from the coding sequence ATGGAGGAGCGGACACGAAAGCTTGAGGAGAGAATCGAGGCTCTCGAGGCGCAGCTGCGGACCCTGACCGCAAAGGTCGAAGATTTGGCTGCCGGAAGGCAATTGGGGACCGCTCCGGCGGGGCGTGCGGGCAATGCGGCCGCCGGCCGTCCCGAGGAGGATGCTTCGGAAGAAATCCTGTCCTGGGTAGGGCGTTCCGCGCTTCTGCCCCGGCTTTCCACCCTTTGTTTCCTGCTCGTAGTCGCCCTGGCCCTGCGCACGGTGACCGACAGTGATCTCATCGACAAACAGGTCGGGTCGTTGCTCGGTATGGTGTATGCCGGTGCCCTGATGTTCACAGGCTGGTACCAGTACGGCCGCAAGAGCCCGTTGGCGCCGGTGTTCACCCTCTGTGGCGGAATCCTCATGTATATCATCGTGGTGGAAACCCACGAGCGTTTCGAATCCCTGCCCTCGGTTCCCGCCTACGTCATGGTGCTGGCGACCGGGGCGGGGATGGCCCTGATCAGCTATCTTCATAGACTGGCCCTGCCGATTCTGGTCGGGACCTTCGGGCTGTGCTTTGCGGGGGTGGCCCTGGATTATCCCAATCCCTCCTTCGTCGCCTTGACGGCGACCCTGCTTGCGGCCAACCTTCTGGGCCTATGGGCTTCCTTTCTTAAGAGGTGTTCCTGGCTTCGCTGGACATTGCTGGTGGTCACCATCGTCATGCTGGTCGCCTGGGGGCTGAAGCTGGGGGTGATCATCAGCAAGCGCGCCAGCGCCCCGCCGGACCTGGCCGCAGGCTGGTTCCTGCCGGCGGTCATGCTCTTTGGACTGTTTTTCCTTGGCAGTTCCCTGTTCGGCATTCTGCGGGCCGGCAAGGGCAGGGTTTCAAAATTTGACCTGGTGACCCCGGCGGTCAATGTGGCCTGGACCTTTTGCGCAGCCGCCTACCTGGTCAATTTGCGTACCGGGAGCATGACCGCCGTCGGCCTGCTCGGTGTGTTTCTGGCACTGGTACACCTGGGGGCGGCCCTCTGGCTGGGAGCTCGCGAGGTGCCGGGGAAACCGGGAACCAACGCCTATCTCTGGGCCGGGGCGGTGCTGCTCGGGTTGGCTTCACCCGCGGTGACCGGCGATGTGCTAGGCTCCCTGCTGCTGCTCAGCCCCTTGGCCATGATCATGGCCCGGCTGGCGCAGCGCTGGGGCAGTGGCGGGGTGCGGGTAACCTCCTACCTGTTGCAGGTATATTGCTGCCTGGCATTGCTGGTGGCCGTATTTACCAGCCTCGAGGCAGTGCCTTCGGTCTCGGGAGGAGTGACCGCGCTGGCGTTGGCGCTGGTGACGCTGTATCACCATGCGTGGTGTCGCCGCAATCCGCCAGCAGAAGCAACGGTCTTCCGGCGGTTGGATGCTGAGGATCGCTCGGCGGTATTGCTGCTGTTGGCGGCCCTGGTCGACGGCTATTGCCTGGTTCGCATCGGGCTGCACCACGGACTCGAGGCCGCCGGCGGTCTCGGCCCCCATGCCTTTACCTGCGGGCAGTCGGTGGCCGTCAACCTGGCGGCCATCGTGCTGATGAGTCTGGCCTATTTCCGGCGCAGCATCGAACTGCGCAACGTGGCGATCCTGGTGACCCTGGTCGGCGCCATGAAGGTGTTTTTCCTCGATCTGATCGCGGCCCAGGGAGTGCCCCTGGTTCTGAGCGTCTTCTCCTTCGGGGTCGCCGCCATGCTGATCTCCCTGGCGCTCTCCCGCTGGCAGAAGGGGGATGCTGTGGCCAGGGCGGTAGCCGCAAACCGGCAGGCCGAGGAGGCGTCCAGCAGATAG
- a CDS encoding cytochrome c3 family protein, with the protein MKNHVWRPLFVVIGLVVIILLIRMAYVPADFGVGERGYMYGFHRQGNEQEWKEFQVKYRGAAYCAECHEENSSEISASGHGRIQCENCHGAAFGHPEDPESLAIDRSRELCLRCHAALVTPSSGRAQLPGIDATQHNPGMECSECHNPHNPSLEEM; encoded by the coding sequence GTGAAAAATCATGTCTGGCGGCCGCTGTTCGTGGTCATTGGGCTGGTGGTGATCATCCTGCTCATCAGGATGGCGTACGTCCCGGCCGATTTCGGCGTTGGGGAACGCGGGTACATGTACGGGTTCCACCGCCAGGGCAACGAGCAGGAGTGGAAGGAGTTCCAGGTCAAATACCGGGGGGCGGCTTACTGCGCAGAGTGCCACGAGGAAAACTCGTCGGAGATTTCCGCCTCCGGCCACGGGCGCATCCAATGTGAAAACTGCCATGGCGCGGCCTTCGGCCATCCAGAGGACCCTGAGTCGCTGGCCATTGACCGCAGCCGCGAGCTCTGCCTGCGCTGCCACGCGGCCCTGGTCACCCCTTCCAGCGGCCGCGCCCAGTTGCCGGGCATCGACGCTACTCAACACAACCCCGGGATGGAATGCAGTGAATGCCACAACCCCCACAATCCCAGCCTGGAGGAGATGTAA
- a CDS encoding 4Fe-4S dicluster domain-containing protein codes for MKRRDFLKNSLVFVSGASVCASALEFLDPREVLAANPEVRWAFLVNTHKCVGCGFCVKACKIENEVPFEANVTRTWVERYVIKRDGEVVMDSPKGARDGFTSKELDQGASGMRRIPDEEISQAFFVPKLCNQCQNPPCVQVCPVGATYQTGDGVVLVDRSWCIGCGYCIMGCPYGVRFFHPVEKVAEKCNFCYHRITKGMNTACVDACPFGARLIGNLRDPDDPVAKAVMTQRVGVLRDEYGTKPHVFYIGLNKEVR; via the coding sequence ATGAAGAGGCGCGATTTCCTGAAAAATTCGCTGGTATTCGTCTCCGGAGCCTCGGTTTGCGCTTCCGCGCTGGAGTTTCTAGATCCCCGCGAAGTCCTTGCCGCCAACCCCGAGGTGCGCTGGGCCTTTCTGGTAAACACCCACAAATGCGTCGGCTGCGGATTCTGCGTCAAGGCGTGCAAAATCGAAAACGAGGTCCCCTTCGAGGCCAACGTGACCCGGACCTGGGTCGAGCGCTATGTGATCAAAAGGGATGGCGAGGTGGTGATGGACTCCCCCAAGGGGGCGCGGGACGGATTCACCTCCAAGGAGCTGGACCAGGGGGCGTCGGGCATGCGGCGCATCCCCGACGAGGAGATTTCCCAGGCCTTTTTCGTGCCCAAACTCTGCAATCAATGCCAGAACCCGCCATGCGTCCAGGTCTGCCCGGTCGGGGCCACCTACCAGACCGGCGATGGGGTCGTGCTCGTCGATCGCAGCTGGTGCATCGGTTGCGGCTACTGCATCATGGGCTGCCCCTACGGCGTGCGTTTCTTCCACCCCGTGGAGAAGGTGGCCGAGAAATGCAACTTCTGCTACCACCGCATCACCAAGGGTATGAATACCGCCTGCGTTGACGCCTGCCCCTTCGGCGCCCGCCTGATCGGAAACCTCCGGGATCCCGACGACCCCGTGGCCAAGGCCGTCATGACCCAGCGAGTCGGCGTCCTGCGCGACGAATACGGAACCAAGCCCCATGTCTTCTACATCGGGCTGAACAAGGAGGTGAGGTAG
- the nrfD gene encoding NrfD/PsrC family molybdoenzyme membrane anchor subunit, giving the protein MVHGEFWTIKDLFVLPNEYVYWSIQIVLYPYMTGLVAGAFVLSSLYHVFGVEKLKQIARFALVFSFALLPVAMMPLMMHLQQPLRGTNVLMTPHFTSAISAFGIVFMTYACIVGAEIWFVYRKFIVDSIHRLQAKSSRGPGESLLLLIYKVISLGAMDLSKEALEADHKAVKFLAGLGIPVACFLHGYAGFIFGSVKANALWMTPLMPVIFICSAVVSGIALCIISYAVFMELRKWAARRNKHYFLPDALAHGSSAVDPEHLRSVQGHEVKMTSKYLLIFMTLAITLELLDIIFRGYTAVKSWDILRDVIYEHDFVKIFVLQYGIGNVLPFLMLLAPRLTTRRAALACLLVLFGVLMMRWNVVIGGQAFSLTFAGFMHYHLPIIPHDMETFKEGLGGALLVVSTPFIIFYFLNMIFPAFLEEKEAH; this is encoded by the coding sequence ATGGTACACGGTGAATTCTGGACCATTAAGGACCTGTTTGTCCTGCCCAACGAATACGTCTACTGGTCGATCCAGATCGTGCTGTATCCCTACATGACAGGCCTGGTTGCGGGGGCCTTCGTGCTCTCCTCCCTCTACCACGTGTTCGGCGTGGAGAAGCTCAAGCAGATCGCCCGCTTTGCGCTGGTATTCTCCTTCGCCCTGCTGCCGGTGGCGATGATGCCGCTGATGATGCACCTGCAGCAGCCGCTGCGCGGCACCAATGTGCTCATGACGCCCCATTTCACCTCGGCGATCTCGGCCTTCGGCATCGTGTTCATGACCTACGCATGCATCGTCGGCGCCGAAATCTGGTTCGTCTACCGCAAGTTCATCGTCGACTCGATTCACCGCCTGCAAGCAAAGAGCAGCCGCGGACCCGGCGAAAGCCTGCTGCTGCTGATCTACAAGGTGATTTCGCTGGGAGCCATGGACCTCAGCAAAGAGGCCCTGGAGGCCGACCACAAGGCGGTCAAGTTCCTGGCCGGCCTCGGCATTCCCGTCGCCTGCTTCCTGCACGGCTACGCAGGGTTCATCTTCGGCTCGGTCAAGGCCAACGCCCTGTGGATGACGCCGCTGATGCCGGTCATTTTCATCTGCTCCGCGGTGGTCTCGGGGATCGCCCTGTGCATCATCAGCTATGCGGTCTTCATGGAACTGCGCAAATGGGCGGCGCGCAGGAACAAGCACTATTTCCTCCCCGACGCCCTCGCCCACGGAAGCTCGGCGGTGGACCCCGAGCACCTGCGCAGCGTTCAGGGCCACGAGGTCAAGATGACCTCCAAATACCTGCTGATTTTCATGACCCTGGCGATCACCCTGGAGCTGCTCGACATCATTTTCCGCGGCTATACGGCGGTCAAATCCTGGGACATCCTGCGCGACGTGATCTACGAGCATGATTTCGTAAAAATCTTTGTCCTTCAGTACGGCATCGGCAACGTGCTGCCGTTTCTGATGCTGCTGGCGCCACGCCTGACGACCCGCCGGGCGGCCCTGGCCTGCCTGCTGGTGCTGTTCGGCGTGCTGATGATGCGCTGGAACGTGGTCATCGGGGGGCAGGCCTTCTCGCTCACCTTTGCCGGGTTCATGCATTACCACCTGCCGATCATCCCCCACGACATGGAGACCTTCAAGGAAGGGCTCGGCGGGGCCCTGCTGGTGGTCAGCACCCCGTTTATCATCTTCTATTTCCTGAACATGATTTTTCCGGCCTTTCTCGAGGAAAAAGAAGCCCACTGA
- a CDS encoding NapC/NirT family cytochrome c — protein sequence MKSLTDILGAFTRGIARSRVSLIGAMMVTVITPFLLGAIFYDLIWHIGNTYVAAIIYMVLGPAFIGGLVLVFLGLFFFKGREEVRLFTLEYLRDYFNDPSKFSKMRKLVFFAVFLSCINLFVMGLLAYRGYHYMESVGFCGQFCHTVMNPEHTAYSNSPHSRVACVECHIGAGATWFVKSKISGARQLFAVALDTYPRPIQVPVHGLRPARETCEECHRPEKFHGEKLVVRDKFREDEANTHVQTVLLMKIGSAGDRAKSSHGIHWHVAPENRITYKASDHSRMVIPEVTLHKQDGTQVVFRSDDADDLLAEAGEHGEVREMDCIDCHNRPTHIYLPADVAVDNKILSGEIAQELPFIKKMAMEVVTREYASQEEAKSAIATDLNNYYQKNYPDLVQQKQAVLERSIAAVQAAYAENVFPEMNIKWGTYTNHIGHMEDGGCFRCHDESHESPGGEVVSQDCDTCHTILAEEEENPEVLDLLRGQ from the coding sequence ATGAAAAGCTTAACGGACATTCTCGGCGCGTTTACCCGGGGCATCGCGCGAAGCAGGGTTTCCTTGATCGGTGCCATGATGGTCACCGTCATCACCCCGTTCCTGCTCGGGGCCATTTTCTACGACCTGATCTGGCACATCGGCAACACCTATGTCGCCGCGATCATTTACATGGTCCTGGGTCCGGCGTTCATCGGCGGCCTGGTGCTGGTGTTCCTCGGGCTGTTTTTCTTCAAAGGCAGGGAGGAGGTACGCCTCTTCACCCTGGAGTACCTGCGCGACTACTTCAACGACCCCTCGAAGTTCAGCAAGATGCGCAAGCTGGTCTTTTTCGCAGTCTTCCTGTCCTGCATCAACCTGTTCGTCATGGGGCTTCTCGCTTACCGCGGCTACCACTACATGGAATCGGTCGGCTTCTGTGGCCAGTTTTGTCATACCGTGATGAACCCCGAACACACTGCCTACAGCAACTCGCCCCACTCCCGCGTGGCCTGCGTTGAGTGCCACATCGGTGCCGGCGCGACCTGGTTCGTGAAATCGAAAATCTCCGGCGCCCGCCAGTTGTTCGCGGTGGCCCTGGACACCTATCCGCGTCCCATCCAGGTCCCGGTGCACGGCCTGCGCCCGGCGCGGGAAACCTGCGAGGAATGCCACCGGCCCGAGAAGTTCCACGGCGAAAAGCTGGTGGTCAGGGACAAGTTCCGCGAAGACGAGGCCAACACCCACGTGCAGACCGTGCTGCTGATGAAGATCGGCTCCGCCGGCGACCGCGCCAAGAGTTCCCACGGCATCCACTGGCACGTGGCACCGGAAAACCGGATCACCTACAAGGCCTCGGATCACAGCCGCATGGTCATCCCCGAGGTCACCCTGCACAAGCAGGACGGCACCCAGGTGGTCTTCAGATCCGATGATGCCGATGATCTGTTGGCCGAGGCCGGCGAACATGGCGAGGTGCGGGAAATGGACTGCATCGACTGCCACAACCGCCCCACCCACATCTATCTGCCCGCGGACGTGGCGGTCGACAACAAGATCCTCTCCGGCGAGATCGCCCAGGAGCTCCCCTTCATCAAGAAGATGGCCATGGAAGTGGTGACCCGGGAATACGCCTCCCAGGAAGAGGCCAAATCGGCTATCGCCACTGATCTGAACAACTATTACCAGAAGAACTATCCCGACTTGGTGCAGCAGAAGCAGGCGGTTCTGGAAAGGTCCATCGCCGCGGTACAGGCGGCGTATGCCGAAAACGTCTTCCCCGAGATGAACATCAAATGGGGAACCTACACCAACCACATCGGCCACATGGAAGACGGGGGCTGCTTCCGCTGCCACGATGAAAGCCACGAGTCCCCCGGCGGCGAAGTGGTCTCCCAGGATTGCGACACCTGCCACACCATCCTCGCCGAGGAAGAGGAGAATCCCGAAGTTCTCGACCTCCTGCGGGGCCAGTAA
- a CDS encoding beta-ketoacyl-ACP synthase III has translation MTKKPQVMVLGSGRAVPEKVLTNADLEKMVDTTDQWILSRTGIRERRIVEPGVGLSELATAAAQRALADAGVAAEEIDLIIVGTVTGDMKFPATACLVQDRLGARRATAFDLSAACSGFLYSLQVAQGLMTTAGYRRALVIGGDVLTSMVNWEDRDTCVLFGDGAGAVVLGPSDGERGLLHCYLRSDGAYSGLLYNPGCGSLNPPTPENVRERLNSIVMNGREVFRHAVTSMTEALTRVLEEAGIAAGDIDLLIPHQANLRIIEAVSKRFDMPQERVYVNVERYGNTSAASIPIAFDEARRSGVLQPGNLVAMVTFGGGFTWAAGLMRC, from the coding sequence ATGACAAAAAAGCCTCAGGTCATGGTTCTGGGCTCAGGGCGGGCGGTTCCAGAGAAGGTCCTGACCAACGCTGACCTGGAAAAAATGGTTGACACTACCGATCAGTGGATTCTCTCCCGGACCGGCATCCGGGAGCGCCGCATCGTCGAGCCGGGCGTCGGCCTTTCGGAACTGGCCACCGCGGCCGCCCAGAGAGCCCTGGCCGATGCCGGGGTGGCGGCCGAGGAGATCGACCTGATCATTGTCGGGACGGTCACCGGAGACATGAAATTTCCCGCCACCGCCTGCCTGGTGCAGGACCGGCTGGGGGCGCGCAGGGCCACCGCCTTCGACCTTTCGGCGGCCTGTTCGGGGTTCCTCTACAGCCTGCAGGTAGCCCAGGGCCTGATGACTACGGCCGGTTACCGACGCGCCCTGGTGATCGGTGGCGATGTACTGACCTCCATGGTCAACTGGGAGGACCGGGACACCTGCGTGCTGTTCGGCGACGGGGCCGGGGCTGTCGTTCTCGGGCCTTCCGACGGCGAACGGGGGCTGCTCCACTGCTACCTGCGCAGCGACGGCGCCTACTCCGGCCTGCTGTACAATCCCGGTTGCGGCAGCCTCAATCCGCCGACTCCGGAAAATGTCCGGGAACGGCTCAATTCCATCGTCATGAACGGGCGCGAGGTTTTCCGCCATGCCGTAACCTCCATGACCGAGGCGCTGACCCGAGTGCTTGAAGAAGCAGGGATTGCCGCCGGGGATATCGACCTGCTGATCCCCCATCAAGCCAACCTGCGCATCATTGAAGCGGTGTCCAAGCGTTTCGACATGCCCCAGGAACGGGTCTACGTCAACGTCGAACGTTATGGCAACACTTCCGCGGCCTCCATTCCCATTGCCTTCGACGAAGCGCGGCGAAGCGGGGTGCTTCAGCCAGGCAACCTGGTGGCGATGGTCACCTTCGGCGGTGGCTTTACCTGGGCAGCCGGGCTGATGCGCTGCTGA
- a CDS encoding mechanosensitive ion channel domain-containing protein: MAQLLLTLWSLVVIGAAAFAQEPVAQGPEAAALPGVVEVIPRLAQLREQGLNLELRLAQIRDSAEFRRQLQALEQRQQEIGKRMTDTGDPAGWSFDRLQEVRGDLVEQRDAIGKVLDDLSRRLAEMEQLRKDWLGKEKFWQEWKAQLQALEQEFSLEAFSEAGKLIAQAQKGLAESNAPLVGLQKEIIDVQARALDRLNIISGHLNALRGQTFKKTSPSFADRDFYRQFTAELWAAVKAGVLRVRPVDRLFWQENGWLLAMQVLIVLTLSPLIIRHRRRPDVTPEWQFITRHPWATGIFVAQAALNPLYSSPPALWRLFSGVLGALAASVLVAGLLRNPRKIFMVYLLAFLVVLSLGLQIISFPQPLYRIYLALLSLLGIPLLLWLAMRQRRAHQGRGGWFAQVLQAGALILGLSLVAQCAGFNLLASRLIEASVGTVFLALFTYMAIRLGRGGIEFLLTHPRVAERPFFRRFGAELTRRLQGVLEAVLIGLALLYLLVVWGLFDSAAQAWKVLLGLGFAVGEINISLEMLFWVGVVLYFSIVFSWFIRAVLDTQIFPRREFDRGVRDAIKKLLHYSLVFIGFLLAMSLAGFELRNFAVLAGAFGIGIGFGLQNIVNNFISGIILLFERPIKVGDMIVLDSEWGRVRKIGLRSTIVETLDQSEIIVPNSQLISEKVTNWTLSTQVARLVLPVGVAYGSNVKLVLSILKEVAVQHPDVLSEPAPSPIFKGFGDSSLDFELRVWVTDINRRLRIISELNQAIDQGFRDGQVEIPFPQRDLHLRSVDEALLARSWGAGGKTPRTGVAAEEEKEVVPRFTETDGGEEPEARED, translated from the coding sequence ATGGCTCAGCTGTTGTTGACCCTGTGGAGCCTGGTGGTGATTGGCGCCGCCGCCTTTGCCCAGGAGCCCGTCGCCCAAGGGCCTGAGGCGGCAGCCCTTCCGGGGGTGGTCGAGGTCATCCCCCGGCTGGCCCAACTGCGGGAGCAGGGGCTGAATCTCGAGTTGCGCCTGGCGCAGATCCGCGACTCCGCCGAGTTTCGGAGACAGCTCCAGGCCCTTGAGCAGCGCCAGCAGGAGATCGGCAAGCGGATGACCGACACCGGTGATCCGGCCGGGTGGAGCTTCGACCGCCTGCAGGAAGTGCGCGGCGATTTGGTGGAGCAGCGGGATGCCATCGGCAAGGTCCTCGACGATCTCTCCCGGCGCCTTGCCGAAATGGAGCAGCTGCGCAAGGATTGGCTCGGCAAGGAGAAGTTCTGGCAGGAATGGAAGGCTCAGCTGCAGGCTTTAGAGCAGGAGTTTTCGCTCGAGGCCTTCAGCGAAGCCGGCAAGCTCATAGCCCAGGCCCAGAAGGGGCTCGCCGAGAGCAACGCCCCGCTGGTGGGACTGCAGAAAGAAATCATCGACGTGCAGGCACGAGCCCTCGACCGCCTCAACATCATCAGCGGTCACCTCAATGCACTGCGCGGTCAGACCTTTAAGAAAACCTCGCCCTCCTTCGCCGACCGCGATTTCTACCGCCAGTTCACTGCCGAACTCTGGGCGGCGGTGAAAGCCGGGGTTCTGCGGGTGCGCCCGGTGGACCGGCTGTTCTGGCAGGAAAACGGATGGCTTCTGGCGATGCAGGTGCTGATTGTGCTGACCCTCTCGCCGCTGATCATCCGCCATCGGCGCCGGCCGGATGTTACCCCCGAGTGGCAGTTTATCACCCGCCATCCCTGGGCGACGGGGATCTTTGTCGCCCAGGCGGCCCTGAACCCCCTCTACTCGAGCCCGCCGGCGCTCTGGCGGCTGTTCTCCGGCGTCCTGGGGGCGCTGGCCGCGTCGGTGCTGGTGGCCGGACTGCTGCGCAATCCCCGCAAGATCTTCATGGTCTATCTGTTGGCATTCCTGGTGGTGCTCTCCCTCGGCCTGCAGATCATCTCCTTTCCCCAGCCTCTTTACCGGATCTACCTCGCCCTGCTCTCGCTGTTGGGTATTCCCCTGCTGCTCTGGTTGGCGATGCGCCAGAGGCGGGCTCACCAGGGCCGGGGTGGGTGGTTTGCCCAGGTCCTGCAGGCCGGAGCCCTGATCCTCGGTTTGTCCCTGGTCGCCCAGTGCGCCGGCTTCAACTTGCTGGCATCCCGACTGATCGAGGCTTCCGTAGGGACGGTGTTCCTGGCTCTTTTCACCTACATGGCGATTCGTCTCGGCAGAGGGGGGATCGAGTTCCTGCTGACCCATCCCCGGGTCGCGGAAAGGCCGTTTTTTCGCCGCTTCGGGGCGGAGCTCACCAGGCGTCTGCAGGGGGTTCTCGAGGCGGTCCTCATCGGCCTGGCGCTGCTCTACCTGCTGGTGGTCTGGGGGCTTTTCGATTCGGCGGCCCAGGCCTGGAAAGTGCTGCTGGGACTGGGTTTTGCCGTTGGCGAAATCAACATTTCGCTGGAGATGCTCTTCTGGGTTGGGGTGGTACTGTATTTCTCCATCGTGTTTTCCTGGTTCATCAGGGCGGTGCTGGACACGCAGATTTTCCCGCGGCGGGAATTTGACCGGGGGGTTCGCGACGCGATCAAGAAACTGCTCCACTATTCGCTGGTCTTTATCGGCTTTCTGCTGGCGATGAGCCTGGCCGGTTTCGAGCTGAGAAACTTCGCGGTCCTCGCCGGGGCCTTCGGGATCGGTATCGGCTTTGGCCTGCAAAACATCGTCAATAATTTCATCAGCGGCATCATCCTGCTCTTCGAGCGGCCCATCAAGGTGGGAGACATGATCGTTCTCGACAGCGAGTGGGGCAGGGTGCGCAAAATCGGGCTGCGTTCCACCATCGTGGAAACCCTGGATCAGTCGGAAATCATCGTCCCCAATTCTCAACTGATTTCCGAGAAAGTCACCAACTGGACCCTTTCGACCCAAGTTGCCCGCCTGGTTCTTCCCGTCGGGGTGGCCTACGGGAGCAACGTCAAGCTGGTGTTGAGTATCCTCAAAGAAGTGGCGGTGCAGCATCCCGACGTGCTCTCGGAGCCTGCCCCTTCGCCGATTTTCAAGGGTTTCGGGGACAGTTCCCTGGATTTCGAGCTGCGGGTATGGGTCACCGACATCAACAGGCGCCTGCGCATCATCAGCGAGCTCAACCAGGCTATCGACCAGGGGTTCCGCGATGGCCAGGTGGAAATCCCCTTTCCCCAGCGCGACCTGCATCTGCGCTCGGTGGACGAGGCGCTGCTGGCCCGCTCCTGGGGGGCGGGAGGCAAGACTCCCCGGACCGGTGTCGCCGCGGAGGAGGAGAAAGAGGTGGTGCCAAGGTTCACCGAGACCGACGGCGGCGAGGAGCCCGAGGCTAGGGAAGACTGA
- a CDS encoding cytochrome-c peroxidase, whose protein sequence is MRGRILAVMTGVVLIAASAWSETDLLTRAQGMFKPLPTSPPALKDNPASPEKVELGRMLYFEPRLSASGLISCQTCHNVGLAGVDLQETSVGHGWQKGPRNAPTTFNAVFNTAQFWDGRAKDLAEQAKGPVQASVEMNNTPEQVVATLKSLPEYVAVFKKVFAKEAEPVTFDNMAMAIEAFEATLITPNAPFDRYLRGDAKALSASQLEGLGLFMNKGCGSCHNGVNVGGNGYFPFGVVENPGGEILPKDDPGRFKVTNTASDQYVFRSPSLRNVALSPPYFHSGKVWSLRDAVTIMGSAQLGIKLDQGQIDHLAEFLDALTGEQPQVLHPVLPAQRIATPRPELGS, encoded by the coding sequence ATGCGAGGACGGATTCTTGCGGTGATGACCGGAGTGGTGCTGATTGCGGCGAGCGCCTGGAGCGAAACGGATCTGCTGACCCGGGCGCAGGGGATGTTCAAACCCTTGCCGACCTCTCCTCCGGCGCTCAAGGACAACCCGGCCTCCCCAGAGAAGGTGGAGCTCGGCAGGATGCTGTACTTCGAACCCCGCCTTTCGGCCTCCGGGCTGATCAGCTGCCAGACCTGCCACAACGTAGGGTTGGCCGGGGTCGACCTGCAGGAAACTTCGGTGGGGCATGGCTGGCAAAAGGGGCCGCGCAACGCGCCGACGACCTTCAACGCGGTATTCAACACCGCCCAGTTCTGGGACGGCAGGGCCAAGGACCTGGCCGAGCAGGCCAAGGGGCCGGTTCAGGCCTCGGTGGAGATGAACAACACCCCGGAGCAGGTGGTCGCCACTCTCAAGAGCCTGCCGGAGTACGTCGCCGTGTTCAAAAAGGTCTTCGCCAAGGAGGCCGAGCCGGTAACCTTTGACAATATGGCCATGGCCATCGAGGCCTTCGAGGCGACCCTGATCACCCCCAACGCCCCCTTCGATCGCTATCTGCGGGGGGATGCCAAGGCCCTGTCCGCCTCACAGCTGGAGGGGCTGGGGCTGTTCATGAACAAGGGCTGCGGCAGCTGCCACAATGGAGTGAACGTCGGCGGCAACGGGTATTTTCCGTTTGGTGTCGTGGAAAACCCCGGCGGCGAAATCCTGCCCAAGGACGATCCCGGCCGCTTCAAGGTCACCAATACCGCCAGCGACCAGTATGTCTTTCGTTCACCCTCCCTGCGCAACGTGGCCCTCAGCCCACCCTACTTCCACTCGGGAAAAGTATGGAGCCTGCGTGACGCGGTGACGATCATGGGATCGGCCCAGCTGGGGATCAAGTTGGACCAGGGTCAAATCGACCATCTGGCGGAATTCCTGGACGCCCTTACCGGCGAGCAGCCCCAGGTGCTGCATCCGGTTCTTCCCGCTCAGCGCATCGCAACCCCCCGCCCCGAGCTGGGTTCCTGA